CTTTGAGTTACACCACTTTCAACAAACTACAAGCAAATTGTAATTACGTTCGTCATCGCAGCCGGTAGCAATTCCTTTCGCAGTCGTGGTTTTCAAGCCCTCAAAATGGACAATAATATGCTTTGTTAGGTTAACTTTATAGCTCAAATAACATGGCATTTTGCGTACATCGTACTCTCGATTTACATTGAAGAATATGTAAATCGGTTTCTTTAAAATTGgctttttcaaatgataatgagTTTGAAACTTTATAATCTTAAGCATCTTCACAATCTCCATCCGAACCATCCAGCGTCTAATTCATAACGGTCTTGGTTGTGAAAACAGCACGTGAATGTTAGAGACTAAATAGGATTTGGTATTTTCAGTACCACTCGAAGACGGCGTTTATAGACGAGTAATTGGTCAATGTAAGGGAAACCCCGTTACGGAAACTCTCGAAAACTTTGCTGCCTGTTTGAAACGTTGTAATGAAATGAGAAAAGAATGCGTAGCCGTGTCTGCTTTGCCATACGAAGTGACTGAATGCCATTTTTATAAAAGCTGCAACGCGATGTCCGCAGACAAAAATATAGTCACCTACCAACAAATCAACTTTGTACCAGGTAAGTGATACCCGTTCTCTACAATTCGTCGTATCAAGTATTTATCAGGATACACATTTGTACGGTGTACGGTTCATGGAGAACCATAGCTGAAGTTGTTCTCAATGAGGGTTTTTAAATGTCGCGGAGCCCTTGGTCACTTGTAGAAAAGTGATCTTAAGTCTTAACCAGTGttaaaccatggacgtataaactagatagattatacgtccatggttaaaCCTATCTAATACTACCTAATATTGAATGTTAGATAACGGGGATCGGGGAAGGGGTATCGTTTCTCGAACATTTGACAGATATGTTCaccgatatttgaatatcgatGCACAGGTCATTTCCTAAAAGTATGAAGTGCAAATGGAGTAACTACGGTTAAGATACCAaggaaataaatgattttgcCGTGGCGTTAGTTGGTATTCAAACGCGGCCAACCAGAGAGGTTAATCATGTGTGTTATGTGTGAAAGCCATGCCCAAGATGGATCCTTCTACCATTTCAGTGCATCGTTATTTTGACTGCTTTcgagtgtttttttttcattagattttaTACGATATCATATTATACTGCATTATTTTTCAGCTAAAAAAACCACCGGAGTCGACGCTTTAGCCGTGCTGGACTTCCTGTACACCAACACCGCAATTATCATGCAACTCTGCGCGCCCTTGTCCCCCGTATCGGTAGCCATGACGGTTTTGAAGAGCATCTTTACGATGTTCAACTCCGAAGAAAAAATGTCGGTTTGGGATGAAATCAAGCGACTCGTTCATTCAGCTATCGCTAGTAAATTAACGGCGCACAACGAAGACGCGATGAGAGCTAAACTGGCAGCGGTTGTTGAACGCATATCAGAATTGTCCGATTCATCGCGGTATTCGTTGAAATTCAGACGAGCGGAACTTTCAAAACTAGCAACTATGCTGAACACCTTCAAACATAGGTAAAAACCTCGTGTGACTACTTCTGGGTTTACGAAATGGGTAACTTTTAAATACATCCAATGTATTTGTGTATACGTGTCTGGGGCCGTATTCACGAAGCACCCGCAAGTTACATGTCACGTTAGATTGACGGTTGAATTTACGTGAAACGTAGGCTTACGGGTATACGGTCCCTGATTGCATCTGTGTGAGACTGTGCgggtaattcaaatctaaatcCGAGAGCTAGAAAGTAGTATAATTAAAATGAACGGTTATGACGGTTTTACCGTGAAGACATTAATACGGCGAACAACCAAACTGAGCTTAGTCCTGATATTGTGATAGATCCCAGTATAATATTATATAACCAATTCTATCATATTGCATAAACAGGTATGATCTGGAAAGATTTGAGGAGATTGCTTTTGATGTGGAGGTTCTGAGTGGTATCCCATCATTCTGTCTCGTCTATATCACATTGGTTAAAGAGTTGAACAGACTCGGGCATCCTACGTGGAAAGACGACTGGTTCCACGACCTTGAAATATTCATGAGAGGCATGACACGAATTGTCGAATCGACTGCCTTCGAGACGTTTAAGGTAATTTCTATTAAGAATTTTAACACGGAGAATTTATAGATAGAAAATGTCCCAATTCGTTGTAAGGGCAATGAATATATCATTACGGCGACCGACCATCTGATTGATCAATGGTTTACCATGAACCACCAACCAGAATCCGtgtcatatatatttgaaatttgtaaatataagTGCTATTAGAAGTTTTGTTATAAcagttatgtatatatatatatatatatatatatatatatatatatatatatatatatatatatatatatatatatattgaaattatatatggCCAACCTAACAACGCCCGGTAAAGAGAGATTTAAGTTAACTATTTTATCCGTGTCTACGACTTGCAATGTTCCATTGATTGGTACTAATCTAACCGAATACAATTCTATTAGGATCGGTTCGGTCCGAAGACGATGTTACCTACGAAACTAGAAATGGGTTGGAACAAATTCTACGAGTTGGACGACCAAGTAAGCAAATCGACCATACACGCTGAATTTGACGACTTCAAACAACTGGAGAGCATCGCCGCAGAAACGCGAAAGTTAATCAACGCTTTACTCATTAAACCATACAACGGTATTCTAGATAAAGTAAGAGGTATGAACATCGATGTAGGTAGCGAGGCAAGACGTTTCGAAGGAAAGTTGCGCGACGCGCTCGGAAAAGGATCGGGATTCCAATGGCGTGACAATGAAGTACTGCATGCGCCTTGCTGGACCCCGTGTAGAAAGTGGCCGGGTAGAGAGTATCTGTTTTGCATTTCTGAGTCTCCGATGGACATCGATATGGATAAAAGGATGAGAATGCAACGGCCTCGTTTTATGTATCGTCCTCTTCACCAACGCTGTTATTTCCCGTGGTTGAAAGGATCGAAGATTGTTGAAAAACCCGATCGATAAATACATGACggaaatacaaaaaaaaaacggatgttgaacaaaaagaaaatggcaaatcatgagaaaataaattcgacaAACGAAAACTTCATTTTCGACCATATCTtcggtttttctttttatcattttatgttcacggaattttacttattctcttTTTTATTCTCTCTGCTTTATTTCTATTGTTGTGAATCATGATAGAATATGCTGATAATGTACTAAATGTTTTCTCATCATTTGGATTTTGGCATTTTCATTTCCGTGGTTTAGGCCGATTCTCTGTCATTCCGATAGAATAATCCAACTACGTACACACAGATTTTAAATCATACCTGGAAAGCTGAATCGAAGCCCACAAAACGTCCAAATTGCTTCTTGGCTAAATTACGTCAAAGTGTTCTACGAAAACTCGCCGATGATAAGTACAATCCAATTCAACTTATTTTCACAGAAAAGCGTTACATTATTACAAGTtaaatattagaaaaagaaagaagagATAAATTAATTCACAAAATTATAGCGTGCTTTTCCGGGGGCTTGCAAAGCCTTGTAAACCGCTAGCGCAGGCACCCAATGAAAGAgagaaaaacagaaataagAGAGAAGATAGTGAGAGAAAGATGAGAAAAGCTCGTACTAAAGAAGTTACAAGAAGAGTAGATTGGTGtaggaaatacatgtataatgataataatgcaTCCTCTTTCTGCGAAATGTTGTTAATGATCGACAAGAAAGAACTGACCCTCGGACTGGATTAGAACCAGTGACCTAAAGAAGTCAGCTTTGAAGATGCCTCTACAGTCCTCCACTCTACTCTCCACTTTACTGGCCTCTACTCCACCACTCTCTACTCTAGTCGTCCACTCTCAGCTATCGAGGGTAAATATAAAAGTTCTGACGTCTTGAATCAAACATCTCTTTACTATCTCAAGATAATTTGAGTGCATTATTCTAACCTGTTGATCAAATGATGTGAATTTAGAATCAGACTATATGTCGCTACGAAGAAGGCCGAGGATAATCAATCGTTGGTGATACctttttaattaaaataatattctgttatgGGACAGAAAGGAGGAACAAGTTGACGATTATAAGCATTCCACAAGTTTAACTTTCTTGCATTGTTAAGTCACAACCTTTAGAACTTTTTCGATTCAGCGACAAAATGGGAAAATAAAACAGTTATCAGTTGTATATATTGCTGACAAGAATTGTGTTTATTGTCTTATTTTAATTCACATCcattaattcaaaatttagaatTCGCATCGAATAGTTAATAGTTATACGTTAGTAACTTTAGTTACGACCCTCGAGCCTTTCAGCCATGGGAAAAAACATCGTTGCTCAATAATATTTACCCGTGATGAGGTACCGTATTTAATACCGAGACCATACGACGCACGCCGTCTACGTCTATGCATTTTAGGTGGATGTTTGGCAAAGCAATACAGATAATCTTTACCCGGCCACTTTCTACACGGGACCTGGCAAAGCGAATGATACATTTTACCCTTCCATTCGAATCCCGATCCTTTTCCGAGGGCGTCATCCATATTTCCTACGAAACGTCTGGCGTCGTTACCGACATCGATGTTCATAGCTCTTACTTTATCGAGAATACCGTTGTATGGCTTAATAAGTAAAGCGTTGATTAACATTTCTGTTTCACCCGCGATGCGGTGCAATTGCTTGAAATCTTCGAATGGAGCGTGTATGGTCGATTTTGTTACATGGTCTTCTAACTCGTAGTAGGAGCCCTTCAGTCCATTTTCTAATATAGTGGGTGCCATCGTCCTCGCGCCGAATCTATCCTAAAATGCAGGAACACCgccaatttatatttttggtaatttCTTTTTGGATAATGCCGTCAAACAGAAAAATTCTAGACTCTGAGGTACAAAGTTCGCAAGATATTCTGGTTTTTATCTTGTACTCAGTTTCAACGTTCTGCGTGaagtttgaatttatttctaataatgaATCACAGAGCCGTATCTAATCCTGCAAAAACTGTGGCACAATTTGTGATCAGTTTATGGACGAGGTTTCACAGTTATATATCATCGCCAATTAGATTTCACCAATCAGATAGAATATCACTTGGTTTTGACTAGAGCGGTACAAGCATAAACATTGCTAAAGCACTTATAGTCGATTCCTTGAGAAatagatatacatgtaataccTTAAATGTCTCGAAGGCAGTCGATTCAACAATTTCTGTCATGCTTTTCATAAAGATTTCAAGGTCGTAGAACCAATTGTTTTTCCACACAGGATCCCCGAGTCTGTTCAACTCTTTGACCAATGTAATATACACGAGACAAAATGATGGGATACCGCTCAAAATCTCCACATCAAAAGCAATCTCCTCAAATCTTTCCAGATCATACCTGttgatgaatatgaaataagttcattggAATTTGTTAGAATAGAAAGTGCGATTATGCTGGATATCAACATGAACCTTTATGGCCTATGATAAATTCTGCAAATAAGATCGAATGGACCATCCTTTATATATGATCTAACTTCAAAGGCATTTCCAATGAAATTATGCCAACGAGACGTAGTTGCATTACTGTAGTTTTTACCTGTGTTTGAACGTATTCAGAGTAGTTGCGAGTTTTGAAAGTTCCTCTAGTCTGAATTTTGTCGTATATTGCGAAGAATCGGACAGCTCCGATATGCGTTTAACAACAGCTCCCAGTTTAGCAGCCATCGCGTCTTCGTTGTGCGACGTTAATTTAGTAGCGATTGCCGATTGAACGAGTGCTTTG
This sequence is a window from Tubulanus polymorphus chromosome 9, tnTubPoly1.2, whole genome shotgun sequence. Protein-coding genes within it:
- the LOC141910561 gene encoding uncharacterized protein LOC141910561, coding for MSINALLIKPYNGILNKVRGMNIDVGSDARQFIGTLNDILGMGSEFHRAVRSIAGGKPVVQSTTAGDGDASKAVDRDKQTCTMTEKKYTGSWWQIDIGENQMVNAVQILLNANVEIPREDGVYRRVIGQCTGNPITETLEDFAACLKRCNEMGKECVAVSALPYEVTDCHFYKSCNEMSKNYKIITYQQINFVPPKKTTKTDAVTVFDFLYNNAAVVMSISAPVAPASVAMVVLKSIFLTFPTEQKMSVWDEIKALVQSAIATKLTSHNEDAMAAKLGAVVKRISELSDSSQYTTKFRLEELSKLATTLNTFKHRYDLERFEEIAFDVEILSGIPSFCLVYITLVKELNRLGDPVWKNNWFYDLEIFMKSMTEIVESTAFETFKDRFGARTMAPTILENGLKGSYYELEDHVTKSTIHAPFEDFKQLHRIAGETEMLINALLIKPYNGILDKVRAMNIDVGNDARRFVGNMDDALGKGSGFEWKGKMYHSLCQVPCRKWPGKDYLYCFAKHPPKMHRRRRRASYGLGIKYGTSSRVNIIEQRCFFPWLKGSRVVTKVTNV